A single genomic interval of Hevea brasiliensis isolate MT/VB/25A 57/8 chromosome 4, ASM3005281v1, whole genome shotgun sequence harbors:
- the LOC110663380 gene encoding uncharacterized protein LOC110663380 isoform X2 has translation MATNTAATRESRRRKILERGADRLALITDRTQTLPSESDDKPHPDSSQQFNSHQDSPPDLSDRITASRSGDNAGFVPMSPNNDSTIDAGHIGSHIEPPLSTHAAITETSVAPAYGGSNGQSSIVSSTDQKSTLPTSSTVQHLTGPNSFVTPRQISSAISASESSRLFSSVAIALFVVLSNLGFPLLGSNIIRSIISYRPLYLVLLTSLTLVLARLLFNNQRGFERAVGGEHNMPSTSKYDWAEQAGKALEVGLVMQKAIEAVFMDCSVYVLIVIAGFTFVK, from the exons ATGGCAACGAACACCGCCGCTACCAGAGAATCTAGGAGGAGGAAGATCCTCGAGAGAGGCGCCGATCGATTAGCTCTTATCACTGATCGGACCCAAACCCTTCCATCAGAATCCGACGATAAGCCACATCCCGACTCATCTCAGCAATTCAATTCCCATCAGGACTCGCCACCTGATCTCTCCGATCGAATCACCG CTTCTCGTAGTGGTGACAATGCGGGATTTGTTCCTATGTCACCAAATAATGATTCCACTATTGATGCTGGCCACATTGGAAGCCATATAGAACCTCCCTTGAGCACACATGCTGCGATTACTGAAACCTCAGTAGCTCCTGCTTATGGAGGCAGCAATGGACAATCATCTATAGTCTCATCAACAGATCAGAAGTCAACTTTGCCTACATCAAGCACAGTGCAACACCTAACAGGCCCAAATAGTTTTGTGACTCCGAGACAAATAAGCTCTGCCATTTCTGCATCTGAGAGCTCCCGCCTTTTTTCTTCTGTAGCTATAGCCCTTTTTGTTGTCTTATCGAATTTGGGATTCCCACTGCTAGGCAGCAACATAATAAGGAGCATCATAAGTTATAGGCCTCTTTATCTTGTTTTGCTGACAAGTCTGACACTTGTGCTTGCACGGCTTTTATTCAATAATCAGAGAGGTTTTGAAAGGGCTGTTGGAGGAGAACATAATATGCCTTCAACAAGCAAATACGACTGGGCCGAGCAAGCAGGCAAGGCTTTGGAAGTAGGTTTGGTGATGCAGAAGGCAATTGAGGCAGTATTCATGGATTGCAGTGTATACGTACTAATTGTAATTGCTGGCTTTACTTTTGTAAAGTGA
- the LOC110663380 gene encoding uncharacterized protein LOC110663380 isoform X1 produces MATNTAATRESRRRKILERGADRLALITDRTQTLPSESDDKPHPDSSQQFNSHQDSPPDLSDRITGKPSRSGDNAGFVPMSPNNDSTIDAGHIGSHIEPPLSTHAAITETSVAPAYGGSNGQSSIVSSTDQKSTLPTSSTVQHLTGPNSFVTPRQISSAISASESSRLFSSVAIALFVVLSNLGFPLLGSNIIRSIISYRPLYLVLLTSLTLVLARLLFNNQRGFERAVGGEHNMPSTSKYDWAEQAGKALEVGLVMQKAIEAVFMDCSVYVLIVIAGFTFVK; encoded by the exons ATGGCAACGAACACCGCCGCTACCAGAGAATCTAGGAGGAGGAAGATCCTCGAGAGAGGCGCCGATCGATTAGCTCTTATCACTGATCGGACCCAAACCCTTCCATCAGAATCCGACGATAAGCCACATCCCGACTCATCTCAGCAATTCAATTCCCATCAGGACTCGCCACCTGATCTCTCCGATCGAATCACCGGTAAAC CTTCTCGTAGTGGTGACAATGCGGGATTTGTTCCTATGTCACCAAATAATGATTCCACTATTGATGCTGGCCACATTGGAAGCCATATAGAACCTCCCTTGAGCACACATGCTGCGATTACTGAAACCTCAGTAGCTCCTGCTTATGGAGGCAGCAATGGACAATCATCTATAGTCTCATCAACAGATCAGAAGTCAACTTTGCCTACATCAAGCACAGTGCAACACCTAACAGGCCCAAATAGTTTTGTGACTCCGAGACAAATAAGCTCTGCCATTTCTGCATCTGAGAGCTCCCGCCTTTTTTCTTCTGTAGCTATAGCCCTTTTTGTTGTCTTATCGAATTTGGGATTCCCACTGCTAGGCAGCAACATAATAAGGAGCATCATAAGTTATAGGCCTCTTTATCTTGTTTTGCTGACAAGTCTGACACTTGTGCTTGCACGGCTTTTATTCAATAATCAGAGAGGTTTTGAAAGGGCTGTTGGAGGAGAACATAATATGCCTTCAACAAGCAAATACGACTGGGCCGAGCAAGCAGGCAAGGCTTTGGAAGTAGGTTTGGTGATGCAGAAGGCAATTGAGGCAGTATTCATGGATTGCAGTGTATACGTACTAATTGTAATTGCTGGCTTTACTTTTGTAAAGTGA
- the LOC110663377 gene encoding pentatricopeptide repeat-containing protein At2g20540, with protein MAKGIGALKIRELENLFVPILRNCKNMEKLKKYHALIIKYSLSQSSFLVTKMVDVCDYCEDMNYVGLLFKQVIEPNAFLYNAMIRAYTHNSIYDLAITFYKQMLRQNSQRSKNPIFPDEFTFPFVVKSCARLVFHNLGKQVHSHVFKFGPKSHPITENALIDMYAKCDNLLDAHKLFDGMDERDAISWNSIISGHVRLGQMRKARAVFDAMPNRTIVSWTAMISGYARIGSYAEALDMFRRMQVVGIEPDEASIVSVLPACAQLGALDVGKWIHMYCGRNGLLRRTNICNALIEMYTKCGCVDPACQLFDHMRERDVISWSTMIAGMANHGKAREAIAMFEIMKKTKIKPNGITFLGLLSACAHAGFWQEGLMYFDTMRKDFRIEPEIEHYGSLVDILGRAGCLVQALDIIEKMPVKPDSKIWGSLLSSCKTYCNIEIAVIAMEQLEKFEPDDTGNYVLLSNIYADLGKWEDVSRMRKLIRSKSMKKTPGCSLIEVNNVVQEFVSGDHSKPFSKDIIWLLELLAFNQDIAQYIIEIMPEDGCE; from the coding sequence ATGGCAAAAGGAATCGGTGCCTTGAAAATCAGAGAACTGGAAAATCTCTTTGTACCCATTTTGCGGAATTGCAAGAACATGGAAAAACTGAAGAAATACCATGCTCTTATTATCAAGTACTCACTGTCACAAAGCAGCTTCCTAGTAACAAAAATGGTAGATGTTTGTGATTATTGCGAGGATATGAATTATGTAGGCTTGCTTTTTAAGCAAGTCATAGAACCAAACGCCTTTTTGTACAATGCAATGATAAGAGCCTATACACACAACTCTATCTATGACCTAGCAATCACTTTTTACAAGCAAATGCTGAGGCAAAATTCCCAAAGAAGTAAAAATCCAATTTTTCCTGACGAATTCACATTCCCTTTTGTGGTAAAATCTTGTGCAAGGCTTGTGTTCCATAATCTAGGTAAGCAAGTTCATTCCCATGTCTTCAAATTTGGGCCGAAGTCCCATCCTATCACAGAGAATGCACTGATTGATATGTATGCGAAGTGTGATAATTTGTTAGATGCACATAAATTGTTTGATGGAATGGATGAAAGAGATGCAATTTCATGGAATAGTATTATTTCTGGGCATGTTAGATTGGGTCAAATGAGAAAGGCAAGAGCTGTTTTTGATGCAATGCCTAATAGGACTATAGTATCTTGGACGGCGATGATTTCTGGGTATGCTCGTATTGGGTCGTATGCGGAGGCATTAGATATGTTTCGGAGGATGCAAGTTGTTGGTATTGAGCCTGATGAAGCAAGTATTGTTTCTGTCTTGCCAGCATGTGCTCAGCTGGGAGCTCTTGATGTTGGAAAATGGATACACATGTACTGTGGTAGAAATGGGCTATTGAGGAGAACCAATATCTGCAACGCTCTTATTGAAATGTATACAAAATGTGGTTGCGTTGATCCAGCTTGCCAGTTGTTCGATCATATGCGTGAAAGGGATGTGATTTCTTGGAGTACAATGATCGCAGGGATGGCAAATCACGGCAAAGCTCGTGAAGCAATTGCAATGTTTGAAATAATgaagaaaacaaaaataaaaccTAATGGCATTACGTTTCTGGGTCTTTTATCAGCTTGTGCCCATGCTGGTTTTTGGCAGGAGGGGTTAATGTATTTTGATACCATGAGAAAGGATTTTCGTATAGAGCCAGAAATTGAGCATTATGGCAGTTTGGTTGATATTCTTGGACGTGCAGGATGCCTCGTTCAGGCTCTCGACATTATAGAGAAGATGCCTGTGAAGCCAGATTCCAAGATATGGGGTTCTTTATTAAGTTCTTGCAAGACTTACTGCAATATTGAAATTGCTGTCATTGCAATGGAGCAACTAGAAAAATTCGAACCGGATGATACAGGGAATTATGTGTTGCTTTCCAATATATATGCAGATCTTGGCAAATGGGAGGATGTGTCAAGGATGCGGAAACTTATAAGAAGTAAGAGCATGAAGAAAACTCCTGGGTGTAGTTTGATTGAGGTCAACAATGTTGTTCAAGAATTTGTATCAGGAGATCATTCAAAACCATTTTCAAAAGACATCATCTGGCTGCTGGAGCTGCTGGCTTTCAATCAGGATATTGCCCAATATATAATTGAAATAATGCCAGAGGATGGATGTGAATGA
- the LOC110663378 gene encoding serine/threonine-protein kinase AFC3 isoform X1, whose translation MVTEVEKMKKERIRKRPRLAWDVGPSELEAQRALVVTGNERASRHASPPKRDDDREGHYVFNLGENLTPRYKILSKMGEGTFGRVLECWDRQTREYVAIKVVRSISKYRDAAMIEVDILHHLAKNDKASGSRCVQIQNWFDYRNHICIVFEKLGPSLFDFLKRNKYCPFPVDLVREFGRQLLESVAYMHDLRLIHTDLKPENILLVSSEYMKVPGCKKNSSDETHFRCLPKSSAIKLIDFGSTAFDNQNHSSIVSTRHYRAPEVILGLGWTYPCDLWSVGCILVELCLGEALFRTHENLEHLAMMERVLGPLPEHMIQKANRGAEKYFKRGSRLNWPEGAVSRESIRAVRKLDHLKDMLSQHVESSRSSLIGLLHGLLEYEPSERLTANQALNHQFFKIPT comes from the exons ATGGTGACGGAAgttgagaaaatgaaaaaggagcGAATCAGGAAACGGCCTCGCCTCGCCTGGGACGTGGGCCCATCTGAACTAGAG GCGCAAAGAGCTCTGGTGGTGACTGGAAACGAAAGGGCCTCAAGGCATGCCTCACCACCGAAAAGGGACGACGATCGTGAGGGGCATTACGTGTTTAATCTTGGGGAGAATCTAACTCCACGAT ATAAAATACTCAGCAAGATGGGTGAAG GCACTTTTGGCCGAGTTTTGGAATGTTGGGATCGTCAAACACGGGAGTATGTGGCTATCAAAGTAGTTCGTAGCATAAGTAAATATCGTGATGCAGCCATGATTGAAGTTGACATACTTCATCATCTTGCTAAAAATGATAAAGCTAGTGGCTCACG CTGCGTGCAGATTCAAAACTGGTTTGATTACCGCAATCACATTTGTATT GTATTTGAGAAGCTTGGACCAAGTTTATTTGATTTTCTAAAGAGAAATAAATACTGCCCATTCCCTGTGGATCTTGTTCGGGAATTTGGACGTCAGCTATTGGAATCTgtagcat ATATGCATGATTTACGCCTAATTCATACTGACCTGAAGCCAGAAAATATACTTCTTGTGTCTTCTGAATATATGAAGGTCCCGGGCTGCAAG AAAAATTCTTCAGATGAAACGCATTTCAGGTGCTTGCCAAAGTCAAGTGCCATTAAGCTGATTGATTTTGGTAGTACTGCATTTGATAATCAAAACCATAGCTCCATTGTTTCCACAAGACATTACCGAGCCCCTGAGGTTATTCTAG GTCTAGGTTGGACTTATCCATGCGACTTATGGAGTGTTGGTTGTATACTTGTAGAGTTATGCTTG GGTGAAGCACTATTCCGGACACATGAGAACTTGGAACATTTGGCAATGATGGAGAGGGTATTGGGGCCTCTGCCAGAGCACATGATTCAAAAGGCTAA CCGGGGGGCTGAAAAATATTTCAAAAGGGGATCAAGACTGAATTGGCCTGAAGGAGCAGTTTCTAGGGAGAGCATCAGAGCTGTGAGGAAGCTTGATCATCTCAAG GATATGTTATCTCAACATGTAGAGAGCTCTAGGTCCTCGCTCATAGGTCTGTTGCATGGTTTATTGGAGTATGAGCCATCTGAACGTCTAACAGCTAACCAAGCTCTTAATCATCAGTTTTTTAAGATTCCAACTTAA
- the LOC110663378 gene encoding serine/threonine-protein kinase AFC3 isoform X2: MVTEVEKMKKERIRKRPRLAWDVGPSELEAQRALVVTGNERASRHASPPKRDDDREGHYVFNLGENLTPRCTFGRVLECWDRQTREYVAIKVVRSISKYRDAAMIEVDILHHLAKNDKASGSRCVQIQNWFDYRNHICIVFEKLGPSLFDFLKRNKYCPFPVDLVREFGRQLLESVAYMHDLRLIHTDLKPENILLVSSEYMKVPGCKKNSSDETHFRCLPKSSAIKLIDFGSTAFDNQNHSSIVSTRHYRAPEVILGLGWTYPCDLWSVGCILVELCLGEALFRTHENLEHLAMMERVLGPLPEHMIQKANRGAEKYFKRGSRLNWPEGAVSRESIRAVRKLDHLKDMLSQHVESSRSSLIGLLHGLLEYEPSERLTANQALNHQFFKIPT, translated from the exons ATGGTGACGGAAgttgagaaaatgaaaaaggagcGAATCAGGAAACGGCCTCGCCTCGCCTGGGACGTGGGCCCATCTGAACTAGAG GCGCAAAGAGCTCTGGTGGTGACTGGAAACGAAAGGGCCTCAAGGCATGCCTCACCACCGAAAAGGGACGACGATCGTGAGGGGCATTACGTGTTTAATCTTGGGGAGAATCTAACTCCACGAT GCACTTTTGGCCGAGTTTTGGAATGTTGGGATCGTCAAACACGGGAGTATGTGGCTATCAAAGTAGTTCGTAGCATAAGTAAATATCGTGATGCAGCCATGATTGAAGTTGACATACTTCATCATCTTGCTAAAAATGATAAAGCTAGTGGCTCACG CTGCGTGCAGATTCAAAACTGGTTTGATTACCGCAATCACATTTGTATT GTATTTGAGAAGCTTGGACCAAGTTTATTTGATTTTCTAAAGAGAAATAAATACTGCCCATTCCCTGTGGATCTTGTTCGGGAATTTGGACGTCAGCTATTGGAATCTgtagcat ATATGCATGATTTACGCCTAATTCATACTGACCTGAAGCCAGAAAATATACTTCTTGTGTCTTCTGAATATATGAAGGTCCCGGGCTGCAAG AAAAATTCTTCAGATGAAACGCATTTCAGGTGCTTGCCAAAGTCAAGTGCCATTAAGCTGATTGATTTTGGTAGTACTGCATTTGATAATCAAAACCATAGCTCCATTGTTTCCACAAGACATTACCGAGCCCCTGAGGTTATTCTAG GTCTAGGTTGGACTTATCCATGCGACTTATGGAGTGTTGGTTGTATACTTGTAGAGTTATGCTTG GGTGAAGCACTATTCCGGACACATGAGAACTTGGAACATTTGGCAATGATGGAGAGGGTATTGGGGCCTCTGCCAGAGCACATGATTCAAAAGGCTAA CCGGGGGGCTGAAAAATATTTCAAAAGGGGATCAAGACTGAATTGGCCTGAAGGAGCAGTTTCTAGGGAGAGCATCAGAGCTGTGAGGAAGCTTGATCATCTCAAG GATATGTTATCTCAACATGTAGAGAGCTCTAGGTCCTCGCTCATAGGTCTGTTGCATGGTTTATTGGAGTATGAGCCATCTGAACGTCTAACAGCTAACCAAGCTCTTAATCATCAGTTTTTTAAGATTCCAACTTAA
- the LOC110663378 gene encoding serine/threonine-protein kinase AFC3 isoform X3: MHDLRLIHTDLKPENILLVSSEYMKVPGCKKNSSDETHFRCLPKSSAIKLIDFGSTAFDNQNHSSIVSTRHYRAPEVILGLGWTYPCDLWSVGCILVELCLGEALFRTHENLEHLAMMERVLGPLPEHMIQKANRGAEKYFKRGSRLNWPEGAVSRESIRAVRKLDHLKDMLSQHVESSRSSLIGLLHGLLEYEPSERLTANQALNHQFFKIPT; the protein is encoded by the exons ATGCATGATTTACGCCTAATTCATACTGACCTGAAGCCAGAAAATATACTTCTTGTGTCTTCTGAATATATGAAGGTCCCGGGCTGCAAG AAAAATTCTTCAGATGAAACGCATTTCAGGTGCTTGCCAAAGTCAAGTGCCATTAAGCTGATTGATTTTGGTAGTACTGCATTTGATAATCAAAACCATAGCTCCATTGTTTCCACAAGACATTACCGAGCCCCTGAGGTTATTCTAG GTCTAGGTTGGACTTATCCATGCGACTTATGGAGTGTTGGTTGTATACTTGTAGAGTTATGCTTG GGTGAAGCACTATTCCGGACACATGAGAACTTGGAACATTTGGCAATGATGGAGAGGGTATTGGGGCCTCTGCCAGAGCACATGATTCAAAAGGCTAA CCGGGGGGCTGAAAAATATTTCAAAAGGGGATCAAGACTGAATTGGCCTGAAGGAGCAGTTTCTAGGGAGAGCATCAGAGCTGTGAGGAAGCTTGATCATCTCAAG GATATGTTATCTCAACATGTAGAGAGCTCTAGGTCCTCGCTCATAGGTCTGTTGCATGGTTTATTGGAGTATGAGCCATCTGAACGTCTAACAGCTAACCAAGCTCTTAATCATCAGTTTTTTAAGATTCCAACTTAA
- the LOC110663376 gene encoding two-on-two hemoglobin-3: protein MQSLQEKASQWSGVDQADAFAIDTTNLFQKLGLQTFINLSTNFYNRVYDDEEEWFKSIFANSKKEEAIQNQYEFFVQRMGGPPLYSQRKGHPALIGRHRPFPVTHQAAERWLHHMQKALDSTQDIDEDSKIKMMNFFRHTAFFLVAGDELKNQNQQIPCKHGANKPT from the exons ATGCAGTCTCTGCAAGAAAAGGCCTCACAGTGGAGCGGAGTTGACCAGGCCGACGCCTTCGCCATTGACACCACCAATTTGTTTCAGAAACTCGGCCTCCAAaccttcatcaatctatctaccaATTTCTACAACAG GGTATATGATGATGAGGAAGAGTGGTTTAAGTCGATTTTCGCAAACTCGAAGAAAGAAGAAGCGATCCAGAATCAATATGAGTTCTTTGTTCAGAGAATGGGAGGACCACCTCTTTATTCTCAGAGGAAAG GCCATCCTGCACTAATCGGACGTCACAGACCATTTCCTGTCACACACCAAGCTGCAGAGAGGTGGTTGCATCACATGCAGAAGGCATTGGATAGTACCCAAGATATTGATGAAGACTCAAAAATCAAAATGATGAACTTTTTCAG GCACACTGCATTCTTTCTAGTGGCTGGAGATGAGTTgaagaaccaaaaccaacaaattccaTGCAAGCATGGAGCTAACAAACCAACTTAA